The Mesorhizobium sp. B2-8-5 genome segment TGGTGGCCGAGCCTTCGTGCGGGGCGTAATAGCCGATCAGGTCGGCGCCGCAACGCGGAATGGCCTGGCCCCAGGCGCGCGCATATTGCTCGAACGCCGCCTTGCCGAACGGATCGATCTCGTAGCGGATGAAGCAGGTGATGGTCATGTCGGTGTCCTCGTCGGGTTGGTTTTTCGACGACGAGGGTTCGATACCGGTCGAAACATCGCTTGCGTCATTGTGCCAGGCAGCTTCCTGTCAGGAGAGTTTGCCGCGCTGCTTGAGATGACCCCAGAATAATGCTTCCCTGACGGGAATGCTTCGATAAGGATCGAACCATGCGTGAAGGACCGGACATCGCCCGCATCGCCAGCCTGGTCGGCGATCCGGCCCGCGCCAACATGCTGAACGCGTTGATGGGCGGCACGGCGCTGACGGCGTCGGAACTGGCGCTCGAGGCCGGCGTATCGCTGCCCACCGCTTCCTCGCATCTGTCCAAGCTGATGGATGGCGGGCTGCTGACCTTGGCCAGCCAGGGGCGCCACCGCTATTACGGCCTTGCCAGCGCGCAGGTGGCCGGCATGATCGAGGCGATCATCGGCGTCGCCGAGGCGGTCGGCCCGAAGCGTGTGCGGCCCGGCCCGCGCGACGTGGCCATGCGAGTGGCGCGCGTTTGTTACGATCACCTCGCCGGCGAGCAGGCGGTAGCGATGCTCGACCGGCTCTTCGACAGGAAAGTTTTGCTGCGCGAGGACAACGAGATCAGGATCTCGTCATCCGGCGTCTCGCATTTTTCCGCGCTCGGCATCGAGACCCATGCCAAGGCGCGGCGGCCGGTGTGCCGCGCCTGCCTCGACTGGAGCGTGCGGCGCTCGCATCTCGCCGGCACGCTGGGCGCCGCCATCCTCGACAAGATCATCGCCGAGAAATGGGCCCGGCGCGAAAAGGACAGCCGCGCCGTGGTGTTCTCGCCGACGGGCAGGCAGGAATTCGAGAGGGTGTTTTTGTCTTGAAGCCCCGGTGCCGATAACTGAAAGCCTGTGCCGATAACGTGCAATGTCGGCGCGAGGCCCCCCTCTCTGCCCTGCCGGGCATCTCCCCCGCATGGGGGGAGATTGGCAGTTCTGGCCCTCCGCCATTCTCCTAACGTTGGAGATTGGCGAAAGCCGAGACGACATCCAATCTCCCCCCTTGAGGGGGAGATGTCCGGCAGGACAGAGAGGGGGGGCGAAGGATCTCGGCATAGGCTACTTTGCGTCTTGCCCGCGATCACCCCCGCTTCAGCGGCTTCCCCAGCTTGAAGAACTCCGCCCACGGATCCGCCTTCTTCAATTGCTTCAGCGTCGTCTCGTCCCCCAGCGGGA includes the following:
- a CDS encoding ArsR/SmtB family transcription factor, with the protein product MREGPDIARIASLVGDPARANMLNALMGGTALTASELALEAGVSLPTASSHLSKLMDGGLLTLASQGRHRYYGLASAQVAGMIEAIIGVAEAVGPKRVRPGPRDVAMRVARVCYDHLAGEQAVAMLDRLFDRKVLLREDNEIRISSSGVSHFSALGIETHAKARRPVCRACLDWSVRRSHLAGTLGAAILDKIIAEKWARREKDSRAVVFSPTGRQEFERVFLS